Proteins encoded together in one Terriglobus saanensis SP1PR4 window:
- the mqo gene encoding malate dehydrogenase (quinone): MPGTEHNTPRSTDVLLVGAGVMSATLGTLLQLLDPSLNITIVESLSAVAEESSDAWNNAGTGHAALCELNYTPELKNGSIEITRAVKINEQFQQSRQFWATLVERGLLTNPRSFINAIPHMSFVQGAEAVDYLRRRHAALATSPLFSAMEFSTDAAKLREWIPLMMRDRDATQPVAATRFADGTDLDFGALTRSLIASMQQQGSSLLLLHRVTGLTRLPDTRWYVEVQDLTTKKTSKITARFVFLGAGGGALPLLQKSGIPEGRGYGGFPVSGQWLRCTNRAVIEQHAAKVYGKPALGAPPMSVPHLDTRVIAGQRELLFGPFAGFSTKFLKRGSFCDLPGSIGSENLVPMLAAGAQNFSLTRYLVGQVIQSQADRIAALSDFIPSVRGEDWKLEIAGQRVQIIKSDKDKLGKLEFGTEIIRSADGSLAALLGASPGASTAVSIMLELVTRGISIGTASAEALRSLVPSFDLSLDKDAALYERMTERTRTLLQLK, encoded by the coding sequence ATGCCAGGGACCGAACACAACACGCCGCGCAGCACAGACGTCCTTCTCGTCGGTGCCGGCGTTATGTCCGCAACCCTGGGCACGCTTCTCCAGCTTCTGGATCCCTCGCTCAACATCACCATCGTCGAATCGCTCTCTGCCGTAGCGGAAGAGTCTTCCGACGCATGGAATAACGCAGGCACAGGGCACGCCGCTCTGTGTGAACTCAACTACACGCCGGAACTCAAAAACGGCAGCATCGAAATTACTCGCGCGGTCAAGATTAACGAGCAGTTTCAGCAGTCGCGCCAGTTCTGGGCGACGCTCGTAGAACGCGGCCTCCTCACAAATCCGCGCAGCTTCATCAACGCCATCCCGCACATGAGCTTCGTGCAGGGCGCTGAGGCAGTGGACTATCTGCGTCGTCGCCACGCAGCGCTCGCTACCTCGCCGCTCTTCTCCGCGATGGAATTCTCCACCGACGCCGCCAAACTACGCGAGTGGATCCCCCTCATGATGCGCGACCGCGATGCGACTCAGCCCGTTGCCGCCACACGCTTCGCGGACGGCACAGACCTCGACTTCGGCGCACTCACGCGTTCGCTCATAGCCTCAATGCAGCAGCAGGGAAGCAGCCTTCTCCTGCTGCACAGGGTCACCGGACTGACACGGCTACCAGACACACGCTGGTACGTCGAGGTCCAGGACCTTACGACCAAGAAGACCAGCAAAATTACCGCGCGTTTCGTCTTCCTTGGTGCAGGCGGCGGAGCACTTCCTCTTCTGCAGAAATCCGGCATTCCCGAAGGCCGCGGCTACGGTGGTTTTCCCGTCAGCGGCCAGTGGCTGCGCTGTACCAACCGCGCCGTCATCGAGCAACACGCGGCCAAGGTCTACGGAAAGCCCGCGCTTGGCGCACCGCCGATGTCTGTGCCGCACCTCGATACGCGCGTCATCGCAGGCCAGCGCGAGCTCCTCTTTGGGCCCTTCGCGGGCTTTTCCACCAAGTTCCTCAAGCGGGGCTCGTTCTGCGATCTTCCCGGCTCCATTGGCTCAGAAAATCTCGTGCCCATGCTCGCAGCAGGAGCGCAGAACTTCTCGCTCACGCGTTATCTTGTGGGCCAGGTGATTCAATCGCAGGCAGACCGCATCGCCGCTCTGAGCGACTTTATCCCCTCTGTCCGCGGCGAGGACTGGAAGCTCGAAATTGCCGGGCAGCGTGTACAGATCATCAAGTCCGACAAGGACAAACTTGGCAAGCTGGAGTTTGGTACAGAGATCATCCGTTCTGCCGATGGCTCTCTCGCTGCACTGCTCGGAGCCTCTCCTGGTGCCTCCACCGCAGTCTCCATTATGCTGGAACTTGTGACCCGTGGCATCTCGATTGGAACCGCCAGCGCAGAAGCTCTCCGCTCTCTCGTCCCCTCTTTCGATCTCTCCCTGGACAAAGACGCAGCTCTCTACGAGCGCATGACGGAACGCACGCGCACGCTCCTCCAACTTAAATAG
- a CDS encoding DinB family protein — MSVEVTMVQTVIANWKLVVGRADKLFAGLSDTELEQEVAPGRNRLIYLLGHLTGAHDRMLALLRLGERLHPELDEPFGKLPDRAAAEIPSGETLKAAWLQVNATLLAGVEKLTPAEWIERHADVSEEDFVKEPGRNRLAVFLSRTSHLSFHVGQIILTRKK; from the coding sequence ATGAGTGTCGAAGTGACAATGGTCCAGACGGTGATTGCCAACTGGAAGCTCGTAGTTGGACGTGCAGACAAGTTGTTTGCCGGATTGAGTGACACAGAACTTGAGCAGGAAGTGGCGCCGGGAAGAAATCGGCTCATCTATCTGTTGGGGCATCTGACTGGGGCGCATGACCGCATGTTGGCGCTTCTGCGTTTGGGCGAGCGTCTGCATCCGGAGTTGGATGAACCCTTCGGTAAGTTACCGGATCGTGCGGCGGCGGAAATACCTTCTGGCGAAACCTTGAAGGCTGCTTGGCTTCAGGTGAACGCGACGCTGCTGGCTGGCGTTGAGAAACTCACCCCGGCGGAGTGGATTGAGCGGCACGCAGATGTGAGTGAAGAAGATTTTGTGAAAGAGCCCGGACGAAACCGGCTGGCTGTTTTTCTCAGCAGGACAAGCCATCTCAGCTTTCACGTGGGCCAGATTATTCTGACGCGCAAGAAGTAG
- a CDS encoding peptidylprolyl isomerase, with translation MADRAPGTYATFKTSEGTIVCKLFEKDAPETVKNFIELAEGTKSWSSPSKKGEKLYDGTVFHRVIPEFMIQGGDPEGSGMGGPGYKFADETKGSPHGFQEKGKLAMANAGPNTNGSQFFITVGATGWLTGKHTIFGDVVEGYDIVEKISKVSRDGMDRPKTPVVLESVTIDRV, from the coding sequence ATGGCAGATCGCGCACCGGGAACTTACGCCACGTTCAAGACGAGCGAAGGCACAATCGTTTGTAAGTTGTTTGAGAAGGACGCGCCAGAGACGGTGAAGAACTTCATCGAGCTGGCCGAGGGAACGAAGAGCTGGTCCAGCCCTTCCAAGAAGGGCGAAAAGCTCTATGACGGCACCGTCTTTCATCGCGTGATTCCTGAGTTCATGATTCAGGGCGGAGATCCCGAAGGCAGCGGCATGGGCGGACCGGGATACAAGTTTGCCGATGAGACCAAGGGTTCACCGCATGGCTTCCAAGAGAAGGGCAAGCTGGCGATGGCGAATGCCGGTCCCAACACCAACGGTTCGCAGTTCTTCATCACGGTGGGCGCAACGGGCTGGCTGACGGGCAAGCACACCATCTTTGGTGATGTGGTCGAAGGCTACGACATCGTGGAGAAGATCTCCAAGGTGAGCCGCGACGGCATGGACCGTCCGAAGACGCCGGTGGTTCTGGAGTCGGTCACGATCGACCGCGTCTAG
- a CDS encoding NADP-dependent isocitrate dehydrogenase, with product MQTSYNGIALPPNGQVIDYKDGKFIVPSHPIVPFIEGDGSGRDIWKNAQMVFDAAVEKAYKGERKVEWYEVLAGEKAFREKGDWLPQDTVQAAIDFRISIKGPLTTPIGGGIRSLNVTLRQTLDLYQCIRPVKHYPGVPSPMLKPDEVDIVLFRENTEDIYAGIEFKEGTPEAKKFMDFVNTELLAGTKKRLRDDAGFGIKPISIRGSKRLVRAAIQYAIDHNRKVMTIVHKGNIQKFTEGAFLDWGYQVAKEEFRAQIITERESWILGALDKNASITPEEIAAIVEPGITFAAPAFGEKIVAEVKDVLAKIGETHGNGKWKSMVLVNDRIADATFQDLLLKPAEYSVLATTNLNGDYLSDAAAAQVGGLGIAPGMNLGDGFAVFEATHGTAPRLADQDVVNPGSVILSGVLLLELLGWKEAADMIEKAMEETIKQKFVTIDFHKGMAGSALASTSAFSKRIVQNMK from the coding sequence ATGCAGACAAGCTACAACGGCATCGCCCTCCCTCCCAACGGACAGGTCATCGACTACAAGGACGGAAAGTTCATCGTTCCCTCGCACCCCATCGTTCCCTTCATCGAAGGTGACGGCTCCGGCCGCGATATCTGGAAGAACGCGCAGATGGTCTTCGACGCCGCCGTGGAGAAGGCCTACAAGGGCGAGCGCAAGGTGGAGTGGTACGAGGTCCTCGCAGGCGAAAAGGCCTTCCGCGAAAAGGGCGACTGGCTCCCCCAGGACACCGTGCAGGCGGCCATCGACTTCCGTATCTCCATCAAGGGACCGCTCACCACGCCCATCGGCGGCGGCATCCGTTCGCTCAACGTAACGCTGCGCCAGACGCTCGATCTCTACCAGTGCATCCGCCCGGTGAAGCACTATCCCGGCGTGCCCAGCCCTATGCTCAAGCCGGATGAGGTCGACATCGTTCTCTTCCGCGAGAACACGGAAGACATCTACGCGGGCATCGAGTTCAAAGAGGGCACTCCCGAAGCGAAGAAGTTCATGGACTTCGTTAACACAGAGTTGCTTGCCGGTACGAAGAAGCGCCTCCGTGACGATGCGGGCTTTGGCATCAAGCCCATCTCCATCCGCGGCTCGAAGCGCCTCGTCCGCGCTGCCATCCAGTACGCCATCGATCACAACCGCAAGGTCATGACGATTGTGCACAAGGGCAACATTCAGAAATTCACCGAAGGCGCCTTCCTCGACTGGGGATACCAGGTTGCCAAGGAAGAGTTCCGCGCTCAGATCATCACCGAGCGTGAAAGCTGGATCCTCGGCGCACTCGACAAGAACGCCAGCATCACACCAGAAGAGATTGCCGCAATCGTTGAGCCCGGCATCACCTTCGCCGCCCCTGCTTTTGGAGAGAAGATCGTCGCCGAAGTGAAGGACGTTCTCGCGAAGATCGGCGAGACCCACGGCAACGGCAAGTGGAAGAGCATGGTCCTCGTCAACGACCGCATCGCCGATGCTACCTTCCAGGACCTTCTGCTGAAGCCTGCTGAGTACTCCGTCCTCGCAACGACGAACCTCAATGGAGACTATCTCTCCGACGCTGCCGCCGCGCAGGTTGGCGGTCTTGGTATCGCGCCGGGCATGAACCTCGGCGATGGTTTCGCGGTCTTTGAGGCAACGCACGGAACGGCGCCACGCCTCGCGGACCAGGACGTCGTCAACCCCGGCTCCGTGATCCTTTCCGGCGTTCTTCTGCTTGAACTCCTCGGCTGGAAAGAAGCTGCCGACATGATCGAGAAGGCGATGGAAGAGACGATCAAGCAGAAGTTCGTCACCATCGACTTCCATAAGGGCATGGCCGGTTCGGCTTTAGCCTCCACCTCGGCCTTTTCCAAACGCATCGTCCAGAACATGAAATAA
- the sdhB gene encoding succinate dehydrogenase iron-sulfur subunit gives MAETKVAPKTIRVEVKRQATPEAAAFVEKFEFPYRSGMNITSLLGEIAMAPITSEGKQTTAVTYDSNCLEEICGSCAMLINGKARMACSALVDKLMAETKDGTISLAPLSKFPVVRDLAVDRSVLFENLKKVQAWVPIDGSYDLGPGPRQFPQIQEERYPLSNCISCTICMEVCPQFNEATGFVGAATIAQAKLFNMDPAGAVLKEERLRALAGDGGIQECGFAQNCVQACPKQLPLTEAISDMGRDVFVQQVKDFFAR, from the coding sequence ATGGCAGAGACAAAGGTAGCTCCGAAGACGATCAGAGTGGAAGTGAAGCGGCAGGCCACGCCCGAGGCTGCGGCGTTTGTGGAGAAGTTCGAGTTTCCCTATCGGTCGGGCATGAACATCACTTCCCTGCTGGGCGAGATCGCCATGGCTCCGATCACGAGCGAAGGCAAGCAGACGACGGCCGTCACGTATGACTCGAACTGCCTGGAAGAAATCTGCGGCTCCTGCGCGATGCTGATCAACGGCAAAGCACGGATGGCGTGCAGTGCTCTTGTGGACAAGCTGATGGCGGAGACGAAGGATGGCACGATCTCCCTCGCTCCTCTCAGCAAGTTCCCTGTGGTGCGCGATCTGGCGGTTGACCGATCCGTGCTCTTCGAGAATTTGAAGAAAGTACAGGCTTGGGTGCCGATCGATGGCAGCTACGATCTGGGGCCTGGACCACGGCAGTTTCCGCAGATTCAGGAAGAGCGGTATCCATTGTCCAATTGCATCTCGTGCACGATCTGCATGGAGGTCTGCCCGCAGTTCAATGAGGCCACCGGCTTTGTGGGCGCGGCGACGATTGCACAGGCGAAGCTCTTCAATATGGACCCTGCGGGAGCCGTGTTGAAGGAAGAACGTTTGCGCGCGCTTGCTGGCGATGGAGGAATTCAGGAGTGTGGCTTTGCGCAGAACTGCGTGCAGGCCTGCCCGAAGCAGTTGCCGCTGACGGAGGCGATTTCGGATATGGGTCGCGATGTCTTTGTGCAGCAGGTGAAGGACTTCTTCGCTCGGTAA
- a CDS encoding peptidylprolyl isomerase: MKTLFRSALLMMALSCCAGWAQSSPSATLAQSAPAAAPPSTTTPPPAAHPVDDLPDSPSATEKLLPSPEPNGPMIILDTTMGRLVCQAFEKQSPLAVANFIALAQGTKEFTDPATGNRMTKPFYDGTTFHRVIPHFMIQGGDRLGTGGGDPGFYFADEFDRGLRFDRAGRLAMANSGPNTNGSQFFITEDPVDQLDGKHTIFGQCDAHSILIVQSIARVERTAEDKPITPVVINKVTIAREGQAMPAEPATTPAVPATPPAAH; this comes from the coding sequence ATGAAGACTTTATTCCGTTCTGCTCTTCTGATGATGGCCCTTTCCTGCTGTGCGGGATGGGCGCAGAGTTCACCCTCCGCTACGCTGGCACAGAGCGCGCCTGCGGCTGCCCCTCCTTCCACGACGACACCGCCGCCAGCAGCGCATCCGGTCGACGATCTTCCCGATTCGCCGAGCGCGACGGAAAAGCTTCTGCCGTCGCCTGAGCCCAACGGACCGATGATTATCCTGGACACAACCATGGGGCGGTTGGTCTGCCAGGCCTTCGAGAAACAGTCCCCACTGGCGGTCGCAAATTTTATTGCTCTTGCCCAGGGAACGAAGGAGTTCACGGATCCCGCGACGGGTAACCGCATGACTAAGCCTTTTTACGACGGAACGACCTTCCATCGCGTGATTCCGCACTTCATGATCCAGGGTGGCGACCGTCTGGGAACGGGCGGCGGAGATCCGGGCTTCTACTTCGCCGATGAATTCGATCGCGGTCTTCGCTTTGACCGCGCCGGACGTCTGGCTATGGCGAACTCCGGACCGAACACCAATGGTTCTCAGTTCTTCATTACCGAAGATCCCGTCGACCAGCTTGACGGCAAGCACACGATCTTCGGGCAGTGCGATGCGCACAGCATCCTGATTGTGCAGTCCATCGCGCGCGTGGAACGCACTGCCGAAGACAAGCCCATCACCCCTGTGGTCATCAATAAGGTGACCATTGCGCGCGAAGGCCAGGCGATGCCTGCCGAACCAGCCACCACTCCCGCGGTTCCCGCGACACCCCCGGCGGCCCACTAA
- a CDS encoding dipeptidase: MRDWMAEARQVHADAVVLDMHADTPQRFVDEGWAFTEKDLRGGHLSLPTALTGGLDGEFFAAWVEPHEWAGQYAERTRALIDGVHAQASVGAMRVCVTAQEVLDAKAAGQFAALIGIEGGHSIEGRLELLEEFYARGVRYMTLTWSNTNEWADSSGDVARHGGLTELGGDVVRTMNRLGMIVDVSHVSDATFWDVMKVAEGPVIASHSSARALTKAPRNLTDEMMRAIAESGGIVGINFFPAFIDEGWRAAWNALKPERIQRHKDVAQAFRERGEAIPFHISDGVDREFTAKIGRAPFRSLINHFLHALEIVGSEHVGIGTDFDGIPEPPEGIDSAADLPKVTAALLEARVSAEEMKKILGGNLLRVMDATGR, from the coding sequence ATGCGCGATTGGATGGCAGAGGCGCGGCAGGTGCATGCGGATGCAGTAGTTCTGGACATGCACGCGGATACGCCGCAGAGGTTTGTGGATGAGGGCTGGGCGTTTACAGAAAAGGATCTGCGTGGCGGGCATCTCTCGCTGCCGACGGCTCTGACCGGCGGATTAGACGGTGAGTTCTTCGCTGCCTGGGTAGAGCCGCACGAGTGGGCAGGACAGTATGCGGAACGCACACGCGCTTTGATCGATGGCGTGCATGCGCAGGCTTCTGTTGGAGCGATGCGTGTGTGTGTGACCGCGCAAGAGGTTCTGGATGCCAAAGCCGCAGGACAATTTGCCGCTCTGATCGGTATTGAAGGCGGACACTCCATCGAAGGTCGACTCGAACTGCTGGAAGAGTTTTATGCGCGCGGTGTGCGCTATATGACGCTCACGTGGTCCAACACGAATGAGTGGGCGGACTCCAGCGGCGATGTGGCGCGTCATGGCGGCTTGACGGAGTTAGGCGGAGACGTTGTCCGCACGATGAATCGGCTGGGAATGATCGTGGACGTTTCTCATGTTTCCGATGCGACTTTCTGGGACGTGATGAAGGTTGCGGAAGGGCCGGTGATCGCATCGCACTCCAGCGCGCGCGCCCTGACCAAGGCACCCAGGAACCTGACGGATGAGATGATGCGTGCTATTGCGGAGAGCGGAGGCATCGTGGGGATCAACTTCTTCCCTGCCTTTATCGATGAGGGATGGAGGGCTGCATGGAATGCCCTGAAGCCGGAGAGAATTCAACGACATAAAGACGTCGCGCAGGCGTTTCGAGAGCGTGGCGAGGCGATTCCTTTTCATATCTCCGATGGCGTAGACCGCGAGTTTACCGCGAAGATTGGCCGCGCTCCCTTTCGCTCGCTGATCAATCATTTTCTGCATGCGCTGGAGATCGTTGGGTCGGAGCATGTCGGGATTGGGACGGATTTTGACGGCATTCCCGAGCCTCCGGAGGGAATCGACAGCGCCGCAGACCTGCCAAAGGTCACCGCAGCTCTTCTGGAGGCCAGGGTGAGCGCGGAAGAGATGAAAAAAATATTAGGAGGAAATCTGCTACGGGTGATGGATGCGACGGGCCGGTGA
- a CDS encoding metallophosphoesterase family protein, producing the protein MAMNMDRRGFLSLGAAAAAGWAMPVEAKVAPGAGHVKYIFFTDTHLEPELKGDVGSAQAFAKIKAIKPEFCIQGGDHCFDLAVAPRDRSMMLLDLYQKTEHTLDMPIHHVLGNHDVFGRGTKSGVSESDPLYGKKAFEQKFDAKTYRSWDYKGYHFIVLDSVQITPDRYYSAWIDDPQIAWLKEDLAAVKAGVPIVISVHCPLISAANEYKSPWHEPDPGQAKYPTFLTGNAWQVLPLFEGHNIIGVFQGHTHLNEVVYWRDIPFITSGAICGNWWMGSRWGTPEGFTVVELDRGRIRWRYETYGWTSVKSEADPLPVILQPSVPGSWPTV; encoded by the coding sequence ATGGCAATGAATATGGATCGGCGAGGGTTTCTCTCTCTTGGGGCTGCCGCAGCGGCGGGTTGGGCTATGCCGGTCGAGGCAAAGGTAGCGCCGGGCGCGGGGCACGTGAAGTACATCTTCTTTACCGATACGCATCTGGAACCGGAACTAAAGGGCGACGTTGGTTCGGCGCAGGCCTTTGCGAAGATCAAGGCGATCAAGCCCGAGTTCTGCATCCAGGGCGGCGACCACTGCTTCGATCTTGCGGTCGCGCCGCGAGATCGCTCGATGATGTTGCTCGATCTGTATCAGAAGACGGAGCACACGCTGGATATGCCGATCCATCACGTGCTCGGTAACCATGATGTCTTCGGGCGCGGAACGAAGAGCGGCGTGAGCGAGAGCGATCCGCTCTATGGCAAGAAGGCGTTCGAGCAGAAGTTCGATGCGAAGACGTATCGCTCGTGGGATTACAAGGGTTATCACTTTATCGTGCTGGATTCGGTACAGATCACGCCGGACCGTTATTACTCGGCATGGATCGACGATCCGCAGATTGCGTGGTTGAAAGAAGATCTAGCGGCGGTAAAGGCTGGGGTGCCGATTGTGATTTCTGTGCACTGCCCGCTCATCTCTGCAGCGAACGAGTACAAGTCGCCCTGGCACGAACCTGATCCGGGACAGGCGAAGTACCCGACGTTTTTGACGGGGAATGCCTGGCAGGTCCTGCCGCTCTTCGAGGGACACAACATCATCGGGGTCTTCCAAGGACACACGCATTTGAACGAAGTGGTCTACTGGCGCGACATTCCATTCATCACCAGCGGCGCCATCTGCGGCAACTGGTGGATGGGATCGCGCTGGGGTACGCCGGAGGGCTTTACCGTTGTGGAGTTGGATCGCGGGCGGATTCGCTGGCGCTACGAGACATATGGCTGGACAAGTGTAAAATCGGAGGCCGACCCGCTGCCTGTAATTCTGCAACCAAGCGTTCCGGGAAGCTGGCCGACCGTCTAA
- a CDS encoding DUF885 domain-containing protein: MKISENRSIRGTHCPVTLVRMRPHILATSALFLAAACPFVSAQTSPVASRLATQNALFDESWQASLKMSPTLATSVGDYRYNDQLGDYSLAAIAARHQREVSDLARIKTIDPTGFPEQDLISHDLFLRQLQQRVEDFDLKEFEMPLSASGGGGGIHASLADLPLSMPFDSVKHYEDYLSRLRQIPKAFLQVEDVLRAGVKDHLLPVRFTAEKIPGQAEGVIAANPFLIPLRKFPASFSDAEKKRLTDEITSTVNSEVFPAYKQFAAFVTKDYIPYTRTTLSINSLGGGKRRYQATLRRFTTTDLTAAQIHEIGLKEVDRINGEMAALAKANGYSDLASFRNHIENDPKYQAVSADAIVEDFRKYIAQMQPHLPELFNLLPKTAVTVEPIPPFQASAATHYQGGTPDGKRPGRVSVAVSDPTHRSYINDEAIAYHEGVPGHHLQISIQQSLTGLPEFRKHGGNSAYTEGWGLYAEELGKEIGFYQDPGSDYGRLRSELFRAVRLVVDTGIHDMGWSRDQVVEYMRNSHAIDEPTIQSETDRYISGPGQACSYKLGQLKIRELRERSKLQLGPKFDLKTFHDEVLSGGALPLDVLDARIDRWIKGQLPTTASN; encoded by the coding sequence ATGAAAATCTCCGAAAATCGATCCATTCGCGGTACACACTGCCCTGTTACTCTTGTCCGCATGCGTCCCCACATCCTCGCGACCTCCGCACTTTTCCTTGCCGCTGCGTGCCCATTTGTCTCTGCCCAGACGTCCCCGGTGGCCTCGCGTCTCGCTACCCAGAACGCACTCTTTGACGAGTCGTGGCAGGCGAGTCTCAAGATGAGTCCCACTCTGGCGACTTCGGTCGGCGACTACCGGTACAACGATCAACTGGGCGACTACTCCCTCGCCGCGATTGCCGCACGCCATCAGCGCGAAGTCTCGGACCTGGCTCGCATCAAGACCATCGATCCTACCGGCTTTCCGGAGCAGGACCTCATCTCCCACGATCTCTTCCTCCGCCAGCTCCAGCAGCGTGTCGAGGACTTCGACCTCAAAGAGTTCGAGATGCCGCTGAGCGCGTCCGGAGGCGGTGGGGGCATTCATGCCAGCCTCGCCGACCTTCCGCTTTCCATGCCCTTCGACTCCGTCAAACACTACGAGGACTACCTCTCCCGGCTCCGCCAGATACCTAAGGCCTTCCTCCAGGTCGAGGACGTCCTCCGCGCCGGAGTGAAAGATCATCTCCTTCCTGTCCGCTTCACCGCGGAGAAAATTCCCGGCCAGGCTGAAGGCGTCATCGCCGCCAATCCCTTCCTGATCCCGCTCAGGAAATTCCCAGCCAGCTTCTCAGACGCCGAGAAGAAGCGTCTCACGGATGAGATCACCTCCACCGTCAATAGCGAGGTCTTTCCCGCCTACAAGCAGTTCGCAGCGTTTGTGACCAAGGACTACATCCCCTACACGCGTACGACGCTTTCCATCAATTCTCTTGGCGGCGGCAAGCGCCGTTACCAGGCCACGCTCCGCCGCTTCACGACCACTGACCTCACCGCCGCACAGATCCACGAGATCGGCCTCAAAGAGGTCGACCGGATCAACGGAGAGATGGCTGCTCTCGCCAAGGCCAACGGCTACAGCGACCTTGCGAGCTTCCGCAATCACATCGAAAACGACCCCAAGTATCAGGCCGTCTCGGCGGATGCCATCGTCGAAGACTTCCGCAAGTACATCGCCCAGATGCAGCCGCACCTGCCTGAACTCTTCAATCTCCTGCCTAAGACGGCCGTAACGGTCGAGCCGATCCCGCCCTTCCAGGCGTCCGCTGCCACCCACTATCAAGGCGGAACTCCGGACGGGAAACGTCCTGGCCGCGTCTCCGTCGCCGTCTCCGACCCTACCCACCGCAGCTATATCAATGACGAAGCCATCGCCTATCATGAGGGCGTTCCCGGCCATCACCTTCAAATCAGCATCCAGCAGTCACTCACTGGCCTGCCCGAGTTTCGCAAACATGGTGGAAACTCCGCCTACACGGAAGGCTGGGGTCTCTACGCCGAAGAGCTTGGCAAGGAGATCGGCTTCTACCAGGATCCAGGGTCCGATTACGGCCGTCTTCGCTCGGAGCTCTTCCGCGCCGTGCGTCTGGTCGTAGACACCGGTATCCACGACATGGGCTGGAGCCGCGATCAGGTCGTGGAGTACATGCGCAACTCCCATGCCATCGACGAACCTACCATCCAGTCCGAAACCGACCGCTACATCTCCGGCCCGGGCCAGGCCTGCAGTTACAAGCTCGGCCAGCTCAAGATCCGTGAACTGCGGGAACGCTCCAAGTTGCAGCTAGGCCCCAAATTCGATCTCAAGACCTTCCATGACGAGGTCCTCTCCGGAGGAGCTCTCCCGCTGGACGTTCTGGATGCACGCATCGACCGCTGGATCAAAGGCCAGCTTCCCACTACCGCCAGCAACTGA
- a CDS encoding VOC family protein, translating into MSSEKQGKICYMEIPARDIAVSSHFYTSIFGWTTRRRSNGSTAFDDATGYVSGSWILGRPPSTAVGILTYILVEDAEATVKKILEEGGTIVQSIGGDAPEITARFLDPAGNILGIYQSPSKKT; encoded by the coding sequence ATGAGTTCTGAAAAGCAGGGCAAGATCTGCTACATGGAGATTCCGGCGCGAGATATCGCCGTCTCGTCGCACTTCTACACCTCGATCTTCGGTTGGACCACACGTCGGCGGAGTAACGGTTCCACCGCATTCGATGACGCGACCGGCTACGTCAGCGGCTCCTGGATTCTCGGTCGGCCACCCTCCACCGCTGTTGGCATCCTCACCTACATCCTTGTGGAGGATGCGGAAGCGACGGTCAAAAAGATCCTCGAAGAAGGTGGAACGATCGTGCAGTCCATTGGTGGAGACGCGCCGGAAATTACCGCCCGTTTCCTCGACCCGGCTGGGAATATCCTTGGCATCTACCAATCTCCGTCGAAAAAGACGTAG